A genomic stretch from Plasmodium reichenowi strain SY57 chromosome 4, whole genome shotgun sequence includes:
- a CDS encoding hypothetical protein (conserved Plasmodium protein, unknown function) has product MRLLKYGRELIVLLYVIQIFVFKSKKIFSSDKQCPHKIYPPINKDLFNIKNNGYRFLRKVNFLFFKGKKNDYEMKNLENVPLFAVTNEFDEIILSFHFNNNNNNNNNNNNNNNLYNNEKEFFDKHIKLSNEENKLLFPMVLYNDEYRSQINVNEIYDPTNSVAIFFFDLKTAEAYRDDILYLYNKNLKEEKKTNTPFFGSKIMLTNLSYFMKIKNKYKSKINFILIPNYEQLQNVLKNKKVFYGTPIYYINKIKLRKSILKKKFFHFFYNDFEKKKKVQLYPNVYLTYTVEVTKDEKINKFNEKEGNHMKNNRNNNNNNDNNNNNNNDNNDNEETLIIQIETKDQKKYIPIFFSYEQASQFYNIFLKHFQNNFTEYCLPKPNIILNSFENLITALKYSNYKKLTNFHNIFFMPTNVSYDEDVYDPKKNYFTFCMKKIFQKINYDLFRSFRKNLNYLISDYIYEK; this is encoded by the coding sequence atgcGTTTACTGAAATATGGAAGAGAACTAATTGTTTTGTTATATGTTATTCAAATATTTGTCTTTAAAAGTAAAAAGATTTTTTCGTCAGATAAACAATGTCCACACAAAATATATCCTCCTATAAATAAGgatttatttaatataaagaataatgGATATAGATTTTTGAGAAAAgttaattttcttttttttaaagggaaaaaaaatgattatgAAATGAAGAATTTAGAAAATGTCCCTTTGTTTGCTGTTACTAATGAATTTgatgaaataatattgtcctttcattttaataataacaataataataacaataataataacaataataataatttatataataatgaaaaagaattttttgataaacatattaaattatctaatgaagaaaataagttattatttcctatggttttatataatgatgaatatAGATCACAAATTAATGTAAATGAAATTTATGACCCTACTAATTCGGTTgctatattttttttcgaTTTAAAAACTGCTGAAGCTTATAGAGatgatattttatatttatataataaaaatttaaaagaagagaaaaaaacaaacacACCCTTCTTTGGTTCCAAAATTATGTTAACCAATTTAAgttattttatgaaaattaaaaacaaatataaatcaaaaattaattttatattaattccTAATTATGAACAACTACAAAATGttcttaaaaataaaaaggttTTTTATGGTACAcctatatattatattaataaaataaaattgcGCAAATccatattaaaaaaaaaatttttccactttttttataacgacttcgaaaaaaaaaaaaaggttCAATTATATCCTAATGTGTATTTAACTTACACAGTTGAGGTTACAAAggatgaaaaaataaataaatttaatgaaaaagaaggaaatcatatgaaaaataatcgaaataataataataataatgataataataataataataataatgataataatgataatgaagaaaCGTTAATTATACAAATCGAAACTAAAgatcaaaaaaaatatatacccatttttttttcgtatGAACAAGCTAGccaattttataatatttttttaaaacatttccaaaataattttacaGAATATTGCCTTCCAAAACctaatataattttaaacTCATTTGAAAATCTTATTACTGcattaaaatattctaattataaaaaacttacaaattttcataatatcttttttatgCCAACTAATGTTTCATATGATGAAGATGTGTATGATCcaaagaaaaattattttactttttgtatgaaaaaaatatttcaaaaaataaattatgaCTTGTTCAGGTCATTTcgaaaaaatttaaattacTTGATATctgattatatatatgaaaaatga
- a CDS encoding GTP:AMP phosphotransferase, putative, whose protein sequence is MRIVLFGAPGVGKGTFAEILSKKENLKHINVGNILRNEIKKESNIGKEIQNVVRSGNLVSDSLIINIVHDEMKNILNKKYKGFILDGFPRNMYQSKELIKMTNIDLFVNIYLPRNILIKKLLGRRICNICDKNFNVSNIQQDSFDMPPILPSKDCIQCNGHTNLIKRKDDNEDIINHRLNSYESDYIPIIQFFKNEKYNLIDFPLRRGIRDFDDFYSILVNYIKNEKLK, encoded by the coding sequence ATGAGAATTGTATTATTTGGAGCGCCTGGTGTGGGTAAAGGGACATTTGCCGAAATACTGTCaaagaaagaaaatttaaaacACATAAATGTTGGAAACATTTTAAGAAATgagataaaaaaagaatcTAATATAGGTAAAGAGATTCAGAATGTAGTAAGGAGTGGAAATTTAGTATCAGATTCtttgataataaatatagtacatgatgaaatgaaaaatattttgaataaaaaatataaaggaTTCATTTTAGATGGTTTTCCTAGAAATATGTATCAAAGTAAAGAACTAATAAAGATGACTAATATAGatttatttgtaaatatatatttaccaagaaatatattaataaagaaattgTTAGGTAGAAgaatatgtaatatatgtgataaaaattttaatgtTTCAAATATACAACAAGATTCTTTTGATATGCCTCCAATATTACCATCTAAAGATTGTATTCAGTGTAATGGACATACAAATCtaattaaaagaaaagatgataatgaagatataaTTAATCATAGATTAAATTCTTATGAATCGGACTATATACCCAttatacaattttttaaaaatgaaaaatataacttAATCGATTTCCCTCTTAGAAGGGGAATAAGAGATTTTGATGACTTTTACAGTATTCTAGTaaattacataaaaaatgaaaaattaaaatga
- a CDS encoding RNA-binding protein, putative translates to MNETKEDTSDRADEVSLENLSFEKLSFEKLSSEKPSSEKLSSEKLLSEKLSSDKEGDEKKNVIKNKNLKKSNKKIIKKNKKKGKIKKNNSKESQPATLLSNSDRNKNNNVSNNKSNKPIIISSHIIPPPPPTSKPPPPPPPKEKNQIEKWTLRKNTVYSISTNIDLPNTTNGNLINNNNFSNILITNQNNNHNLQHIHNNSNRNMQNDNNNNNIINNIGIHSTGTLSVGNNHMLGKPSLSLKPLNNHWSINNNYKKKGEHNISIKKLSSVELRHSINYNINTHNKKNDIINNNMMYYNITSNNMDKDKFKNHLQIRHGSYYQNINPINIIKEQEDKNKKNTLLPNSNMNQINKDPIYYMNKSSYEYNLKGNIIYPPKFPAVSNFSSNRPYLLKAPSELAIPKTASKILKKNVFKEKAGGFPSYPKEGPPPNPFSSRKLSEPIINMCPSNVKRLPPIPGSFHEKKAVPMKYHAYESHVDNTKYSYKAKGNKMNTPMSDKKPHNIIVTNIPKDLSAQEIMETFKCVGNVLGADIMLTSKGTHSGRACITFPDFESASLAASQYDGGTLNNQKIKVFVE, encoded by the exons ATGAACGAAACTAAAGAAGATACTTCCGACAGAGCAGATGAGGTGTCATTAGAAAACCTTTCCTTTGAAAAACTGTCGTttgaaaaattatcatCAGAAAAACCTTCGTCAGAAAAACTTTCGTCAGAAAAACTTTTATCAGAAAAACTTTCGTCAGATAAAGAAGGggatgaaaaaaaaaatgtaataaaaaataaaaacttaaaaaaaagtaacaaaaaaattattaaaaagaataaaaagaaagggaaaataaaaaaaaacaattcAAAAGAAAGTCAACCAGCTACTTTATTATCAAATAGTGATCgtaataagaataataatgtttctaataataaatcTAATAAACctataattatttcttctCATATTATACCCCCTCCACCACCTACTTCCAAACCTCCACCTCCACCACCACCAAAGGAAAAAAATCAAATCGAGAAATGGActttaagaaaaaatacaGTCTATAGTATCAGCACAAATATTGATCTACCTAATACAACAAACGgaaatttaattaataataataatttttcaaatattttaattacaaatcaaaataataatcataatttaCAACATATTCACAATAATTCAAACAGAAATATgcaaaatgataataataataataatattattaacaatATAGGAATTCATTCGACTGGTACACTTTCGGTAGGTAATAATCACATGTTAGGGAAACCATCCTTAAGTCTTAAACCACTAAATAATCACTGgagtataaataataattataagaaaaaaggaGAGCATAATATAAGTATAAAGAAATTGAGTTCTGTTGAATTAAGGCATTctataaattataatataaatacacataataaaaaaaatgatattattaataataacatgATGTACTATAATATCACaagtaataatatggataaaGACAAATTTAAAAATCATCTTCAAATAAGACACGGATCatattatcaaaatataaatcctataaatataattaaagaACAAGAAgacaaaaacaaaaaaaatactcTCTTACCAAATAGTAATATGAAccaaataaataaagatcctatatattatatgaacaaatcatcatatgaatataatttaaaaggAAACATTATATACCCTCCAAAGTTTCCTGCTGTATCTAACTTTTCTTCTAATAGACCATATCTCTTAAAAGCTCCTTCTGAACTTG CCATACCCAAGACAGCATCCaaaattttaaagaaaaatgtatttaaagaaaaagcAGGTGGATTTCCGAGTTATCCAAAGGAGGGACCTCCGCCTAATCCTTTCTCATCGAGAAAATTATCAGAGCCTA ttataaatatgtgtCCAAGTAATGTGAAACGTCTTCCCCCAATTCCAGGCTCGTTCCATGAAAAAAAAGCGGTCCCTATGAAATACCATGCAT atgAATCACATGTAGATAATACgaaatattcttataaagccaaaggaaataaaatgaatacaCCTATGAGTGATAAAAAACCGCACAATATAATAGTGACAAAT atACCCAAAGATTTAAGCGCACAAGAGATCATGGAAACTTTTAAATGTGTGGGGAATGTGTTAGGAGCCGACATAATGTTAACAAGCAAg GGTACCCATTCTGGGCGTGCTTGTATTACATTTCCTGATTTTGAATCGGCTTCGCTAGCAGCta GTCAGTATGACGGTGGAACCTTAAACAatcaaaaaattaaagtATTTGTAGAATga
- a CDS encoding 60S ribosomal protein L15, putative: protein MGAYKYIQEIWKKKQSDAMHFLLRVRTWEYRQLPVVHRVSKPSRPDKARRLGYKAIQGFVIYRVRVRRGDRKKRVKKGIVHGKPKHQGVHKQKSTRNLKSVAEGKVGKSICGNLRVLNSYWVGQDAVYKYYEVILVDPNHNAVRNNPKINWICNPVHKHRELRGLTSAGKKYRGLRVKGHLSAKSRPSIRANWKRRQLIKLRKCR from the exons atggGAGCTTATAAGTACATTCAAgaaatatggaaaaaaaagCAATCTGATGCTATGCATTTTTTGTTAAGAGTTAGAACATGGGAATATAG GCAACTCCCTGTTGTTCATAGAGTATCCAAACCCAGTAGGCCAGATAAAGCACGTCGCTTAGGATATAAGGCCATACAAGGATTTGTTATTTATAGAGTACGTGTTAGAAGAGGTgatagaaaaaaaagagttAAAAAAGGTATTGTGCACGGGAAACCAAAACACCAAGGTGTTCACAAACAAAAATCAACAAGAAATTTAAAAAGTGTAGCTGAAGGAAAAGTTGGAAAAAGTATATGTGGAAATTTACGTGTTTTAAATAGTTATTGGGTAGGTCAAGATGCtgtttataaatattatgaagTTATATTAGTAGATCCTAATCATAATGCTGTAAGAAACAATCCAAAAATTAACTGGATATGTAACCCTGTACATAAACATAGAGAATTAAGAGGTCTCACTTCAGCAGGTAAGAAATATAGAGGATTACGTGTTAAGGGACATTTATCTGCAAAGAGTAGACCATCCATAAGAGCTAACTGGAAGAGAAGACAATTAATCAAATTAAGAAAGTGTAGATAa
- a CDS encoding RING zinc finger protein, putative, whose translation MAGYFFGNVQNNLNRARHSLANTLSDVRLDESYLKTIRMNIKKRFDKLMNKIIPFETIDENKRFVVIIEKKKNYENFRCPICMLILFKPVKTKCGHIFCRECIEKVLLKFDYCPLCRNFIKDKKLENVENSTLGLEYENIKIRCYKCKEITNIKNYEKHIINHIMNINKSFDKIKNYSSEEGDNYNFLSIQKKKKNSNYIYSISNNYIHNIYHHINPYNFDSYFNKKFQIIYMKEFLNLLKEHNINTHIDNFYLLYGQNVLYDFKHINVQVQDIMCDVFLIIKIRKKRKNYHQNDLNLLYLNNSKYKSKQINNIITSKDDIHMNVHRDIHMNINRNIHMNGGFISSEEQKQKDIKQNNFITNDPKKHKSILFSSYKKKLYTNDTFEMYQKKLLIHNKKTPNKYIYILFEYNTKNIFFTLLQNIPVFKNMNIIKLVKYKNKNMNSIGHTTNMSEQLITLFSILNEKRILRTYHKYFYNSIHLFHELIYSLLFSKQQKEKNENIENIDVAYMQDIYEMERSYEMEEKQLNHINYPISQKCDHYENNQNGQNEQNNQNGQNEQNGQNDQNEQNGQNDQNDQNEQNGQNDQNEQPSQHYNDQNEEPSQHYNDNYYNFIEKNEHNFKNIFLKDYELMFILFYLKYEYRLPLKCEYLYLYSENFIAKILRDQEREQEIFISNVYSYHNLDILQNKINGENILPLSNNEFVKKDKGIIIILKIQRGKLKNEYKSDINVIDNKNNCNDILNNNQYINPTEENINNSEDTNKKDFYKKYVQKKSNKTNTHTKNINQYYDIHNVCYVIISYSSKGFQWYLNNSLNFLNKKQIEYKSQDVFFLIDKLILFFFNIRNKKYSSLFWNSTHLFQCMLNFCCE comes from the coding sequence atggCTGGATACTTTTTTGGAAATGTTCAGAATAACTTGAACAGGGCAAGGCATAGTTTAGCAAACACTCTTAGCGACGTGAGGTTAGATGAGAGTTATCTTAAAACTATTCGAATGAACATAAAGAAACGATTTGATAAAttaatgaataaaataataccTTTTGAAACTattgatgaaaataaaagatttgttgttattattgaaaaaaaaaagaattatgaaaatttcCGATGTCCTATATGtatgttaatattatttaaaccagtaaaaacaaaatgtGGTCATATTTTTTGTCGAGAATGTATAGAGAAAGTTCTGCTTAAATTTGATTATTGTCCTTTATGTagaaattttataaaagataaaaaattagaGAACGTAGAAAACAGTACTCTAGGTTTggaatatgaaaatataaaaattcgatgttataaatgtaaagaaataacaaatataaaaaattatgagaaacatataataaatcatataatgaatataaataaaagttttgataaaataaaaaattattcaaGTGAAGAAGgagataattataattttcttagtatacaaaaaaaaaaaaaaaattctaattatatttattctatttcaaataattatatacataatatatatcatcatattaATCCATATAATTTCGATTCATactttaataaaaaatttcaaattatttatatgaaagaatttcttaatttattaaaagaacataatataaatacacatatagataatttttatcttttatatggtcaaaatgttttatatgattttaaACACATAAATGTACAAGTACAAGATATTATGTGTGACGTTTTCCTCATCAtaaaaattagaaaaaaaagaaaaaattatcatcaaAATGATCTtaatcttttatatttgaacaattcaaaatataaatcaaaacaaataaataatataattacatCGAAGGATGATATACATATGAATGTACATAGGGATatacatatgaatataaataggaatatacatatgaatGGTGGGTTTATTTCAAGTGAAgaacaaaaacaaaaagatataaaacaaaataacTTTATAACAAATGATCCGAAGAAACACAAATCTATTCTTTTTAGTTcgtataaaaaaaaattatataccAATGATACATTTGAAATGTATcagaaaaaattattaatacataataaaaaaacacctaataaatatatatatatattatttgaatataatacgaaaaatatattttttacacTTCTACAAAACATACCAGTATTTAAAAAcatgaatattataaaattagtgaagtataaaaataaaaatatgaattcTATAGGACACACAACAAATATGAGTGAACAATTAATTACACTCTTTTCtattttaaatgaaaaacGAATATTAAGAACttatcataaatatttctataattctattcatttatttcatgaacttatatattctctccttttttcaaaacaacaaaaagaaaaaaatgaaaacatagaaaatatagatGTTGCATATATGCAAGATATATACGAAATGGAACGTTCTTATGAAATGGAAGAAAAACAATTAAACCATATAAATTATCCTATTTCTCAAAAATGTGATCACTATgaaaataatcaaaatggtcagaatgaacaaaataatcaaaatggTCAGAATGAACAAAATGGTCAGAATGATcaaaatgaacaaaatggTCAGAATGATCAAAATGATcaaaatgaacaaaatggTCAAAATGATCAGAATGAACAGCCATCTCAACATTATAATGATCAGAATGAAGAACCATCTCAAcattataatgataactattacaattttatagaaaagaatgaacacaattttaaaaacatattCCTTAAAGATTATGAACTTAtgttcattttattttatttgaaatatgaatataGACTTCCACTCAAATGCGAATATCTCTATTTATATTCAGAAAATTTCATTGCAAAAATTTTAAGAGATCAAGAAAGAGAACaagaaatttttatatcGAATGTGTATAGTTATCATAATTTAGAcatattacaaaataaaataaatggagaaaatatattacctttaagtaataatgaatttgtaaaaaaggataaaggtataattattatattaaaaatacaaagaggaaaattaaaaaatgaatataaaagtGACATTAATGTTATAGACaacaaaaataattgtaatgatatattaaataataatcaatatattaatccgactgaagaaaatattaacaatTCTGAGGATactaataaaaaagatttttataaaaaatatgttcaGAAAAAAAGCaataaaacaaatacacatacaaaaaatataaatcaatATTATGATATCCATAATGTATgttatgttattatatcttATTCATCAAAAGGATTTCAATGGTATcttaataattctttaaactttttaaataaaaaacaaatcGAATATAAAAGTCAAGACgtattttttcttatagataaattaattcttttcttttttaatatcagaaataaaaagtatagTTCTCTCTTCTGGAACTCTACTCATCTTTTTCAGTGCATGCTCAACTTTTGTTGTGAATAA
- a CDS encoding glutamyl-tRNA(Gln) amidotransferase subunit A, putative: MYLFFFIKIFYIIIIFYNIEKVNNYKSSCNLLIKNNKLIRKSSFHHPKKCSSNINNNVPKLLCTENKKQGKNRKTKKKNIYIYIKKNKKCRDIKWELIKKTCLTFIPASKINNNMLFNKHNDNNKKKTDHLKDNKIYNVIEKKYFYNQHDSYDELNSSEIYQIRKQILNSHKNKLKHIFEKHITNKICNHNINKYNSFTYIYSMNKIHKQIDRLYNIYAKWNAINKQNKATQKNRIKKLPKLFGIPIVLKDNIITKGIPTKAGSKILLKYIPTYDSTVVKKLKKYGAVIIGKTHMDEFAMGSCTNKSKNPFNETILSCGGSSGGSATCVGSRIFNCSINTDTGGSIRTPAALCGCIGFKPSYGRISRYGIIPYNEETDVVGFIVNNVFDCSILLDALCGKDDRDITTIHIEDMAENEMEYGKEDHKKDDDNIRNNIKCDDNIRNNIKCDDNIKNNIKCDDNIRNNIKCDDHKCGKGKMKFFSLLKKYYYSNTFQSSTPLKNITFGYINENNLKEYFVDNIINKNYIYVIESMKKLGSSFKQIELPNLIDYCYLYYLYSMTIANSNLSRINGINYNMHNINKESNFIKNVRSNLIDDHVLSRIISGSIISSYFQNKKNDITYIFYIMKEYLIYTLKEIFKKGVNYILLPSLPRSNNLKDEDHNNTNYSNEHLLKKNIIYEHKISTNDIDNYKDNIIINNTTHGYNKYMKEIFSVISSISGFPSMVIPVGTFTNKFNEPLSFQIIGDNLNELGLLKVALAYKQHMQVNKKLYENLKIHQKGR; the protein is encoded by the coding sequence atgtaccttttttttttcataaaaatattttatattattattatattttataatattgaaaaagTCAACAATTATAAATCTTCTTGTAATTTActcataaaaaataacaaacTTATAAGAAAATCATCTTTTCATCATCCTAAAAAATGTTCATcaaacataaataataatgttcctaaattattatgtacaGAAAATAAGAAGCaaggaaaaaatagaaaaaccaaaaaaaaaaatatatatatatatataaaaaaaaataaaaaatgcAGAGATATAAAATGGGAACTTATTAAAAAAACTTGCTTAACCTTTATACCAGCAAGCAAAATAAACAACAACATGTTATTTAATAAACATAACGataacaacaaaaaaaaaacagatcatttaaaagataacaaaatatataatgttatcgaaaaaaaatatttttataatcaaCATGATTCTTATGATGAATTAAATTCTTCAgaaatatatcaaataaGGAAACAAATTCTTAATAGTCATAAAAATAAGCTAAAACATATTTTCGAAAAGCACATAactaataaaatatgtaatcataatattaataaatataatagctttacttatatatattccatGAATAAAATCCATAAACAAATTGATAGACTCtacaatatatatgcaAAATGGAATGCAATaaacaaacaaaataaaGCAACACAAAAAAATAGGATTAAAAAATTACCAAAATTATTTGGAATACCCATTGTTCttaaagataatattattactaaaGGAATACCTACAAAAGCAGGTAGcaaaatattattgaaatatataccAACTTATGATAGTACTGTTgtaaagaaattaaaaaaatacgGTGCCGTGATTATTGGGAAAACACATATGGATGAATTTGCTATGGGCTCATGTACAAATAAATCAAAGAATCCATTTAATGAAACCATTTTATCATGTGGTGGTTCTTCCGGTGGATCAGCTACCTGCGTTGGTTCCAGAATTTTTAATTGTTCCATAAATACAGATACAGGAGGTTCCATCAGAACTCCTGCTGCCTTATGTGGTTGTATAGGATTCAAACCTAGTTATGGTAGGATAAGTAGATATGGAATTATACCTTATAATGAAGAAACGGATGTCGTCGGATTTATTGTTAATAATGTGTTTGATTGTAGTATATTATTAGATGCTTTGTGTGGTAAGGATGACAGGGATATTACTACTATACATATTGAGGATATGGCCGAAAATGAAATGGAATATGGAAAGGAAGATCATAAAaaagatgatgataatataagaaaCAATATCAAatgtgatgataatataagaaaCAATATCAAatgtgatgataatataaaaaacaatatcaaatgtgatgataatataagaaaCAATATCAAATGTGATGATCATAAATGTGGTAAGGGAAAAATGAAATTCTTCtctttattaaaaaaatattattactcAAATACTTTTCAGAGTAGTACAccattaaaaaatataacatttggttatattaatgaaaataatttaaaagaatattttgtagacaatattattaataaaaattatatatatgtaatagAAAGTATGAAAAAGCTAGGTTCATCTTTTAAACAAATAGAGTTACCAAATTTAATAgattattgttatttatattatttatattcgATGACTATAGCAAACAGTAATTTATCAAGAATTAATggaataaattataatatgcataatataaataaagaatcaaactttataaaaaatgtaagATCTAATTTAATAGATGATCATGTATTATCTAGAATTATATCTGGGTCAAttatttcttcttattttcaaaacaaaaaaaatgacataacatatatcttttatataatgaaagaatacttaatttatacattgaaggaaatttttaaaaaaggtgtaaattatattttattaccATCATTACCAAGAtctaataatttaaaagatgaggatcataataatacaaattatTCTAATGaacatttattaaaaaagaatataatttatgAACATAAAATTTCAACAAATGATATagataattataaagataatataataataaataatacaactcatggatataataaatatatgaaagaaatattttcGGTCATATCATCTATTAGTGGGTTCCCAAGTATGGTTATACCCGTAGGTACATTTACAAACAAATTTAATGAGCCCTTATCATTTCAAATAATCGGTGATAATTTAAACGAATTAGGTTTATTAAAAGTTGCCTTGGCGTATAAGCAACATATGCAagttaataaaaaattatatgaaaatttaaaaattcatCAAAAAGGAAGgtaa